The Trichomycterus rosablanca isolate fTriRos1 chromosome 22, fTriRos1.hap1, whole genome shotgun sequence genome has a window encoding:
- the septin12 gene encoding neuronal-specific septin-3 isoform X2 gives MREDAAPELDLELEQPVRMEEESREVDLQVEEEQEMEKDVSPCLVEPSMQGVIRGGDLFGYVGIEAVLDQMRRKTMKAGFEFNIMVVGQSGLGKSTLVNTLFKSKVSRKSCTPNYEEKISKTVHLQSISHIIEEKGVKMRLTVIDTPGFGDQINNENCWEPIVKYINEQYEKYLKEELHVNRKRRIPDTRVHCCVYFLPATGHWLRPIDVEFMKRLGKIVSIVPVIAKADTLTMEERLEFKQRISQDLQAHGIRVYPQKEYDEDAEDRILNDKIRENIPFAVVGTDKEHQVNGNKVLGRKTKWGIIEVENVAHCEFANLRDLLIRSHLQDLKDVTHYIHYETYRVQRLNDSNMSGLVLSELTLENGTAEKNDPESQL, from the exons ATGAGAGAAG ACGCGGCACCGGAGCTGGACTTGGAGCTGGAGCAGCCTGTCCGGATGGAGGAGGAGTCCAGGGAGGTAGATCTTCAGGTGGAAGAGGAGCAGGAGATGGAGAAGGATGTGAGCCCCTGTCTCGTCGAGCCCAGCATGCAGGGTGTAATAAGAGGCGGTGACCTCTTCGGCTATGTAGGCATCGAGGCCGTGCTGGATCAGATGAGACGCAAAACTATGAAGGCCGGCTTTGAGTTTAACATCATGGTTGTTG GTCAGAGTGGCCTGGGAAAATCAACACTGGTGAACACGCTGTTTAAATCCAAGGTCAGCCGCAAGTCCTGCACTCCCAATTACGAGGAGAAGATTTCCAAGACAGTCCACCTGCAATCCATCAGCCACA taattgAGGAGAAAGGGGTGAAGATGAGGCTCACCGTTATTGACACACCCGGATTCGGAGACCAGATCAACAATGAGAACTG CTGGGAGCCCATTGTCAAGTATATCAATGAGCAGTATGAAAAATATCTGAAGGAGGAACTGCACGTCAACAGGAAGAGAAGGATCCCAGACACCCGCGTCCACTGCTGCGTCTACTTCCTACCGGCCACGGGACACTG GTTGCGCCCGATTGATGTGGAGTTTATGAAGAGGCTGGGAAAGATCGTCAGCATCGTTCCGGTGATTGCTAAAGCTGACACACTCACCATGGAGGAGAGGCTAGAATTTAAGCAGAGG ATAAGTCAGGACCTTCAGGCCCACGGGATCCGAGTGTACCCACAGAAGGAATACGATGAGGATGCCGAGGACCGGATACTTAACGACAAGATCAGG GAAAACATCCCGTTTGCAGTAGTGGGCACAGACAAGGAGCACCAAGTGAACGGCAACAAGGTTTTGGGACGAAAAACCAAATGGGGAATCATCGAAG ttGAAAATGTTGCACATTGTGAATTTGCCAACTTGAGAGATCTGCTTATTAG GTCTCACCTGCAGGATCTGAAGGACGTCACCCACTACATCCACTATGAGACGTACCGGGTGCAGAGGCTCAATGATAGCAACATGAGTGGACTCGTGCTCTCCGAGCTGACTCTGGAGAACGGTACAGCGGAGAAGAACGATCCAGAGAGCCAGCTTTAA
- the septin12 gene encoding neuronal-specific septin-3 isoform X1, producing MKSVSSLTGQDAAPELDLELEQPVRMEEESREVDLQVEEEQEMEKDVSPCLVEPSMQGVIRGGDLFGYVGIEAVLDQMRRKTMKAGFEFNIMVVGQSGLGKSTLVNTLFKSKVSRKSCTPNYEEKISKTVHLQSISHIIEEKGVKMRLTVIDTPGFGDQINNENCWEPIVKYINEQYEKYLKEELHVNRKRRIPDTRVHCCVYFLPATGHWLRPIDVEFMKRLGKIVSIVPVIAKADTLTMEERLEFKQRISQDLQAHGIRVYPQKEYDEDAEDRILNDKIRENIPFAVVGTDKEHQVNGNKVLGRKTKWGIIEVENVAHCEFANLRDLLIRSHLQDLKDVTHYIHYETYRVQRLNDSNMSGLVLSELTLENGTAEKNDPESQL from the exons ACGCGGCACCGGAGCTGGACTTGGAGCTGGAGCAGCCTGTCCGGATGGAGGAGGAGTCCAGGGAGGTAGATCTTCAGGTGGAAGAGGAGCAGGAGATGGAGAAGGATGTGAGCCCCTGTCTCGTCGAGCCCAGCATGCAGGGTGTAATAAGAGGCGGTGACCTCTTCGGCTATGTAGGCATCGAGGCCGTGCTGGATCAGATGAGACGCAAAACTATGAAGGCCGGCTTTGAGTTTAACATCATGGTTGTTG GTCAGAGTGGCCTGGGAAAATCAACACTGGTGAACACGCTGTTTAAATCCAAGGTCAGCCGCAAGTCCTGCACTCCCAATTACGAGGAGAAGATTTCCAAGACAGTCCACCTGCAATCCATCAGCCACA taattgAGGAGAAAGGGGTGAAGATGAGGCTCACCGTTATTGACACACCCGGATTCGGAGACCAGATCAACAATGAGAACTG CTGGGAGCCCATTGTCAAGTATATCAATGAGCAGTATGAAAAATATCTGAAGGAGGAACTGCACGTCAACAGGAAGAGAAGGATCCCAGACACCCGCGTCCACTGCTGCGTCTACTTCCTACCGGCCACGGGACACTG GTTGCGCCCGATTGATGTGGAGTTTATGAAGAGGCTGGGAAAGATCGTCAGCATCGTTCCGGTGATTGCTAAAGCTGACACACTCACCATGGAGGAGAGGCTAGAATTTAAGCAGAGG ATAAGTCAGGACCTTCAGGCCCACGGGATCCGAGTGTACCCACAGAAGGAATACGATGAGGATGCCGAGGACCGGATACTTAACGACAAGATCAGG GAAAACATCCCGTTTGCAGTAGTGGGCACAGACAAGGAGCACCAAGTGAACGGCAACAAGGTTTTGGGACGAAAAACCAAATGGGGAATCATCGAAG ttGAAAATGTTGCACATTGTGAATTTGCCAACTTGAGAGATCTGCTTATTAG GTCTCACCTGCAGGATCTGAAGGACGTCACCCACTACATCCACTATGAGACGTACCGGGTGCAGAGGCTCAATGATAGCAACATGAGTGGACTCGTGCTCTCCGAGCTGACTCTGGAGAACGGTACAGCGGAGAAGAACGATCCAGAGAGCCAGCTTTAA
- the septin12 gene encoding neuronal-specific septin-3 isoform X3 — protein sequence MEEESREVDLQVEEEQEMEKDVSPCLVEPSMQGVIRGGDLFGYVGIEAVLDQMRRKTMKAGFEFNIMVVGQSGLGKSTLVNTLFKSKVSRKSCTPNYEEKISKTVHLQSISHIIEEKGVKMRLTVIDTPGFGDQINNENCWEPIVKYINEQYEKYLKEELHVNRKRRIPDTRVHCCVYFLPATGHWLRPIDVEFMKRLGKIVSIVPVIAKADTLTMEERLEFKQRISQDLQAHGIRVYPQKEYDEDAEDRILNDKIRENIPFAVVGTDKEHQVNGNKVLGRKTKWGIIEVENVAHCEFANLRDLLIRSHLQDLKDVTHYIHYETYRVQRLNDSNMSGLVLSELTLENGTAEKNDPESQL from the exons ATGGAGGAGGAGTCCAGGGAGGTAGATCTTCAGGTGGAAGAGGAGCAGGAGATGGAGAAGGATGTGAGCCCCTGTCTCGTCGAGCCCAGCATGCAGGGTGTAATAAGAGGCGGTGACCTCTTCGGCTATGTAGGCATCGAGGCCGTGCTGGATCAGATGAGACGCAAAACTATGAAGGCCGGCTTTGAGTTTAACATCATGGTTGTTG GTCAGAGTGGCCTGGGAAAATCAACACTGGTGAACACGCTGTTTAAATCCAAGGTCAGCCGCAAGTCCTGCACTCCCAATTACGAGGAGAAGATTTCCAAGACAGTCCACCTGCAATCCATCAGCCACA taattgAGGAGAAAGGGGTGAAGATGAGGCTCACCGTTATTGACACACCCGGATTCGGAGACCAGATCAACAATGAGAACTG CTGGGAGCCCATTGTCAAGTATATCAATGAGCAGTATGAAAAATATCTGAAGGAGGAACTGCACGTCAACAGGAAGAGAAGGATCCCAGACACCCGCGTCCACTGCTGCGTCTACTTCCTACCGGCCACGGGACACTG GTTGCGCCCGATTGATGTGGAGTTTATGAAGAGGCTGGGAAAGATCGTCAGCATCGTTCCGGTGATTGCTAAAGCTGACACACTCACCATGGAGGAGAGGCTAGAATTTAAGCAGAGG ATAAGTCAGGACCTTCAGGCCCACGGGATCCGAGTGTACCCACAGAAGGAATACGATGAGGATGCCGAGGACCGGATACTTAACGACAAGATCAGG GAAAACATCCCGTTTGCAGTAGTGGGCACAGACAAGGAGCACCAAGTGAACGGCAACAAGGTTTTGGGACGAAAAACCAAATGGGGAATCATCGAAG ttGAAAATGTTGCACATTGTGAATTTGCCAACTTGAGAGATCTGCTTATTAG GTCTCACCTGCAGGATCTGAAGGACGTCACCCACTACATCCACTATGAGACGTACCGGGTGCAGAGGCTCAATGATAGCAACATGAGTGGACTCGTGCTCTCCGAGCTGACTCTGGAGAACGGTACAGCGGAGAAGAACGATCCAGAGAGCCAGCTTTAA